A genomic stretch from Brucella sp. BE17 includes:
- a CDS encoding GNAT family protein: MKTIQTDRLTIRNFRADDAEALFAYLQKPSASCFFSLRLADMKAAEAEVLKRADEDEYLAVCLKETGKLIGDLFVHPDPVWPDDTESPQQPDTASVGWNFNPLFSGKGYAFEVAEALCADLFFHQNMRRIYAYVEDHNASSRRLCKKLGMREEGLFLDYVTFQNDSAGNPVYENTLQYAILRREWEQR; this comes from the coding sequence TTGAAAACGATCCAAACCGACCGCCTGACTATCAGGAATTTTCGCGCAGATGATGCGGAGGCTTTGTTTGCTTACTTGCAAAAGCCATCTGCAAGCTGTTTCTTTTCGCTCAGGCTCGCAGATATGAAGGCAGCTGAAGCTGAGGTTCTAAAGCGCGCGGACGAAGATGAATACCTTGCTGTGTGCCTTAAGGAAACAGGTAAACTCATAGGCGACCTTTTCGTACATCCTGATCCCGTGTGGCCGGACGACACGGAAAGCCCTCAGCAACCGGACACAGCTTCAGTCGGTTGGAACTTCAACCCACTCTTCAGTGGCAAGGGCTATGCTTTCGAGGTGGCCGAAGCTCTCTGCGCCGATTTATTCTTTCACCAAAATATGAGGCGCATCTACGCGTATGTGGAGGACCACAACGCCTCGTCCCGGCGGCTCTGCAAGAAGCTTGGCATGCGGGAAGAGGGGTTGTTCCTTGACTATGTGACGTTCCAAAACGACAGCGCCGGAAATCCAGTTTACGAAAACACATTGCAGTACGCGATCCTGCGGCGTGAGTGGGAGCAACGTTAA